A part of Candidatus Abyssobacteria bacterium SURF_5 genomic DNA contains:
- a CDS encoding membrane protein insertase YidC: protein MLIAIVLSLIVMIVWSRFFAPKPPAREVPPQQAIERVYDQPAEPQNPQIEYQSVTEEVSSDLLGQASDVVVKTPNLEATFSTLGGHLVSLKLPEFESKRGGKVELVPQTTSLQKPLALEFHAPEFGVDSEKFLYNHALYEPTDSALQQVAQQALEAAAGVGSASGETEVRRLLEETLPKGQNDPDLRSLVIAALSNELPAQGSGEALAQRARSLQESSVLVFSHQLSPELRLIKGFVFGPQHYSFVMHTVFQNTGQAALSIGNGRSSYSVIWAPGLESPEKTPKSDELVGVHLVGKNFDQETVRKLKKEEEFSEELKWIGLKRKYFFASLEPADTVVSARIEPLGEKEELVGISLNMQPLQVEPDGLAGHSVRICAGPMLKEVLDSCGSGYGQILNFGFFDIFAKMLLAALLWFNKAVQSYGLAIILLTIVVRLALFPLNQKSYRSMRAMQSLQPKVNEIREKYKKNPQEMNKKMMELYRTNKVNPMGGCLPIAFQMPIFIALFQALRYAVELRGARFLWMVDLSEPDRLFTITQPFNFSLNLLPLLVIGAMVIQQKMTPMAGGGQSEAQQKMMQYMPVIFGFLFYSMPSGLTVYFLVSTVLGLVQQYFVQKAA, encoded by the coding sequence ATGCTCATCGCGATCGTGCTGTCGCTGATTGTCATGATCGTGTGGAGCCGGTTTTTTGCGCCGAAGCCTCCGGCGCGGGAGGTCCCGCCCCAGCAGGCGATCGAGCGAGTCTATGACCAGCCCGCCGAGCCCCAAAATCCTCAAATCGAGTATCAGTCCGTTACGGAAGAAGTGTCCTCAGACCTCCTTGGTCAGGCGAGCGACGTCGTAGTGAAAACGCCGAACCTGGAGGCCACCTTCAGCACGCTGGGAGGCCATCTTGTTTCGTTGAAACTCCCGGAATTCGAATCGAAACGGGGCGGCAAAGTTGAGCTGGTCCCGCAAACAACGAGTCTGCAGAAACCGCTGGCTCTCGAGTTCCATGCCCCTGAATTCGGTGTCGATTCGGAAAAGTTCCTCTATAATCATGCCCTGTACGAGCCGACCGATTCCGCGCTCCAGCAGGTAGCGCAGCAGGCGCTTGAGGCCGCTGCAGGTGTTGGCTCCGCTTCCGGCGAGACCGAGGTGCGGCGACTGCTCGAGGAAACTCTGCCGAAGGGCCAGAATGACCCCGATTTGCGGTCGTTGGTCATAGCGGCGCTCAGCAATGAGTTGCCGGCGCAGGGTTCGGGCGAAGCGCTCGCGCAGCGGGCGCGAAGCCTGCAGGAAAGCAGCGTCCTGGTTTTCTCGCATCAGCTGTCGCCGGAGCTGAGGCTGATCAAGGGATTCGTTTTTGGACCGCAGCATTACTCGTTCGTCATGCATACCGTCTTCCAGAATACCGGACAGGCTGCGCTTTCGATTGGGAATGGGCGTTCGAGCTACTCGGTGATCTGGGCGCCGGGCCTGGAAAGTCCGGAGAAAACGCCGAAATCCGACGAGCTTGTCGGGGTGCACTTGGTGGGAAAGAATTTCGATCAGGAGACGGTAAGGAAACTGAAAAAGGAGGAAGAGTTTTCAGAGGAGCTGAAGTGGATCGGGCTGAAAAGAAAGTACTTCTTTGCGTCGCTTGAGCCTGCCGACACGGTGGTGAGCGCACGGATCGAGCCGCTCGGGGAAAAGGAGGAACTGGTAGGGATCAGCTTGAATATGCAGCCGCTGCAGGTTGAGCCAGACGGTCTGGCGGGCCACAGTGTCCGCATCTGCGCAGGGCCGATGCTCAAGGAAGTGCTCGACAGTTGCGGGTCCGGATACGGCCAGATACTGAATTTCGGGTTCTTCGACATCTTTGCCAAGATGCTGCTGGCGGCATTGCTGTGGTTTAATAAAGCCGTACAAAGCTACGGGCTCGCGATCATCCTGCTGACAATCGTGGTTCGATTGGCGTTGTTCCCGCTTAACCAGAAGAGCTACCGCTCAATGCGAGCGATGCAGTCGCTTCAGCCGAAGGTGAATGAGATCAGGGAGAAGTACAAGAAGAACCCGCAGGAAATGAACAAGAAGATGATGGAACTGTATCGGACGAACAAAGTCAATCCGATGGGGGGCTGCCTGCCGATCGCATTCCAGATGCCGATATTCATAGCGCTGTTCCAGGCGCTCAGGTACGCGGTCGAACTTCGCGGCGCCCGGTTCCTGTGGATGGTGGATCTCTCCGAGCCGGACAGGCTGTTCACCATCACGCAGCCATTCAATTTTTCGCTCAACCTTCTCCCTCTGCTGGTGATCGGGGCCATGGTGATACAGCAGAAGATGACCCCAATGGCCGGAGGCGGCCAAAGCGAGGCGCAGCAAAAAATGATGCAGTACATGCCGGTCATCTTCGGGTTCCTGTTCTACAGCATGCCGTCGGGACTCAC